In Daucus carota subsp. sativus chromosome 4, DH1 v3.0, whole genome shotgun sequence, one DNA window encodes the following:
- the LOC108215873 gene encoding tetratricopeptide repeat domain-containing protein PYG7, chloroplastic, whose protein sequence is MLLHSNTSTPLHIYSSGSQNSLVNLIFGTHKYPLAEFQSYGSALPRIPNKPKFKNHKISLQIYGRRFPVLPLMPSKRSEDSLLVDEDIMNLKGQLLGISAFSCGSVSWLATAQAAQASGYAQIDPVYEIGELFELGIQLSYVLSLLGLLGVGTFFVIRQVLVRRELDLSAKELQEQVRSGDASATELFELGAVMLRRKVYPAATKFLLQAIEKWDGDDQDLAQVYNALGVSYTRDGKVDKGIAQFETAVRIQPGYVTAWNNLGDAYETKKEYTPALKAFEEVLLFDPNNTIARPRRDALKEKVQMYKGVPIKSKKKG, encoded by the exons ATGCTGCTCCACTCAAATACTTCGACTCCTCTTCATATTTACTCATCTGGGTCTCAAAATTCTCTTGTAAATTTGATCTTTGGCACCCATAAATATCCACTTGCTGAATTTCAAAGCTATGGATCAGCTCTGCCAAGAATACCCAACAAGCCCAAGTTCAAAAACCACAAAATCTCGCTTCAG ATATATGGAAGAAGATTTCCTGTACTACCACTTATGCCCTCGAAGAGATCTGAAG ACTCCCTTTTGGTCGATGAAGATATCATGAATTTAAAAGGACAACTATTAGGCATCTCTGCTTTCTCGTGTGGATCAGTTTCATGGTTAGCAACTGCACAAGCGGCACAAGCAAGTGGATATGCCCAGATAGATCCTGTTTATGAGATTGGGGAGTTATTTGAATTGGGGATCCAACTCTCCTATGTGCTTTCATTGCTAGGCTTGCTTGGGGTTGGGACTTTTTTTGTAATTCGTCAAGTTCTTGTTCGTAGAGAGCTCGACCTTTCAGCAAAAGAATTGCAG GAACAAGTAAGAAGTGGTGACGCTAGTGCGACGGAATTATTTGAACTTGGAGCAGTGATGTTAAGGAGAAAAGTCTACCCTGCTGCTACTAAATTCTTGCTTCAGGCAATTGAAAAATGGGATGGAGATGATCAGGATCTTGCACAA GTTTATAATGCTCTTGGCGTGAGTTACACTCGGGATGGGAAAGTTGACAAAGGCATTGCTCAGTTTGAAACTGCCGTGAGGATCCAACCAGGCTATGTTACGGCTTGGAACAACCTGGGTGATGCATATGAGACCAAAAAAGAATATACACCTGCTTTGAAGGCATTTGAAGAAGTCTTGCTATTTGATCCTAACAACACTATAGCACGGCCAAGGCGAGATGCATTGAAGGAAAAAGTTCAGATGTACAAAGGAGTTCCTATTAAATCAAAGAAGAAAGGATAG